In one Rhodohalobacter sp. 614A genomic region, the following are encoded:
- the rsgA gene encoding ribosome small subunit-dependent GTPase A, whose amino-acid sequence MSSHQQNIPKQEFPDLSVEQLGYDEWFTQKEFDLLNDEFAVARVVEVNKNNYKVSSGKNEIQAELSGKFLFSIESSLDYPTVGDWVVVQYFDQNSHAIIHQLLPRKSVLKRKDPGKKVEFQLIAANIDYALIVQSADSNFNLNRLERYLVMANDSNIQPIIILSKTDLLTEKERTDIYEQLQPLIQKYTFFAISSVSEDGIDALKQELQIAQTYCLLGSSGVGKTTLLNTLLGENLLDVHEVREKDSKGRHTTVRRQLIRLDSGPIFIDTPGMRELGNFSVDTGLEETFDEINSLSHQCRFKDCTHIHEPGCAVIEAVKNGLIEESRYQNYLKIQKEAAYYNMTYVDKRQKDKKFGKMFKNLKKSMRKK is encoded by the coding sequence ATGTCCTCACACCAGCAAAACATTCCTAAACAAGAATTTCCGGATTTATCAGTAGAACAATTGGGCTATGATGAATGGTTTACCCAAAAAGAGTTTGATTTGTTAAATGATGAATTCGCAGTGGCAAGGGTTGTTGAAGTGAATAAGAATAATTACAAAGTCAGCAGTGGAAAAAATGAAATCCAGGCTGAACTTTCAGGAAAATTCCTCTTCAGTATAGAGAGCAGCCTTGATTATCCGACTGTGGGTGATTGGGTAGTGGTACAATATTTCGATCAAAATTCACATGCAATCATTCATCAATTACTTCCCAGAAAATCGGTTCTGAAGCGAAAGGATCCCGGTAAAAAAGTGGAATTTCAGCTGATAGCAGCCAATATTGATTATGCGTTGATCGTACAATCAGCTGATTCAAATTTCAACCTGAACCGGCTGGAACGATACCTGGTTATGGCCAATGACAGTAACATCCAGCCAATAATTATTCTCAGCAAAACGGATTTATTGACAGAAAAAGAACGTACTGATATTTATGAACAGCTACAGCCACTTATCCAAAAATACACGTTCTTTGCAATCAGCAGTGTATCAGAAGACGGGATTGATGCTTTAAAGCAAGAACTTCAAATTGCCCAAACCTACTGTTTACTTGGATCTTCAGGCGTGGGTAAAACCACGCTGCTTAATACATTGCTTGGTGAAAATTTGTTGGATGTGCATGAAGTGAGGGAGAAAGATAGTAAAGGTCGCCATACAACTGTTCGGAGACAACTCATCCGGCTTGATTCCGGCCCCATCTTTATTGATACGCCCGGAATGAGGGAACTGGGTAATTTTTCCGTAGATACCGGGCTGGAAGAGACCTTCGATGAAATCAATTCTTTAAGCCATCAATGCCGTTTTAAGGATTGCACGCATATTCATGAACCGGGTTGTGCCGTGATTGAAGCGGTTAAGAATGGATTGATCGAAGAAAGCAGATATCAAAACTATCTAAAAATCCAGAAGGAAGCCGCCTATTACAACATGACATATGTGGATAAACGGCAAAAGGATAAGAAATTTGGAAAAATGTTTAAGAATCTTAAAAAATCGATGCGGAAAAAGTAA
- a CDS encoding SDR family NAD(P)-dependent oxidoreductase, which translates to MKIAIITGGSNGIGKSTALELGKRGVSVILTYHSHKESADDVVRQIEQNNGVRAIGLKLDLSQKSTFDDFTQQIRESLHEVFQRNSFDYLVNNGGIGGGMMFPEMTEDYFDLILNTNFKGPVFLTQQLIQLMEDGGRIVNTSSNSASLTPPGYSVYGSLKAALSTWTRYLAKELAPRQIRVNAVSPGPVHSNFGDGVFDKHPEYIKPLADQTALGRIANPDDIGKVIVNLLSDDFSWVTAQDIEVSGGFML; encoded by the coding sequence ATGAAAATAGCAATCATAACAGGCGGAAGTAACGGAATCGGAAAAAGCACAGCCCTTGAACTGGGAAAACGCGGGGTTAGTGTCATCCTAACCTATCATTCCCATAAAGAAAGTGCAGATGATGTGGTTCGGCAAATTGAACAAAACAATGGAGTCAGGGCCATAGGACTAAAATTAGATCTGAGTCAAAAATCAACCTTTGACGATTTTACACAGCAAATAAGGGAGAGTCTCCATGAGGTTTTTCAGAGAAACAGTTTTGATTATTTAGTGAATAATGGAGGCATTGGCGGTGGAATGATGTTTCCGGAGATGACTGAAGACTATTTCGATTTGATACTCAATACAAACTTTAAAGGACCCGTTTTTTTAACTCAACAGCTTATCCAACTAATGGAAGATGGCGGACGGATTGTAAATACATCAAGCAATTCAGCGTCGCTCACTCCTCCGGGCTATTCAGTTTATGGTTCTTTAAAGGCAGCTCTGTCAACCTGGACACGTTATTTGGCGAAGGAGTTGGCGCCGCGACAAATCCGTGTGAATGCCGTTTCTCCGGGCCCGGTTCACAGTAATTTCGGCGATGGAGTATTTGACAAACACCCCGAATACATCAAACCTTTGGCAGATCAAACGGCACTTGGAAGAATTGCCAACCCGGATGATATTGGCAAGGTAATTGTAAACTTATTGTCTGATGATTTTAGCTGGGTTACTGCACAGGACATTGAAGTTTCAGGTGGCTTTATGTTGTAA
- a CDS encoding helix-turn-helix domain-containing protein, translating into MKKIKSTSLEEFYKEAADFTGRDIETLLPPGINKEVGHFNVFDISETMKKMERHGEMPYNRRAYYKISLIRGKNRAEYADKVIQVEKNALLFATPKVPYHWIPLDENQAGSFCVFTDSFLDKNKSGVVLDKLPIFRSGGYPVFEITDKQAEELAIIFQKMEKEIASDYEFKYDLLRNYVLELIHYGQKLQPATTLHSEHNAAERIMTLFVELLERQFPIESPNQRLHLKSAKEYAERLAVHVNHLNKVLKENTGKTTTDIITNRIVKEAKILLQQTDWTISEVAFSLGYEEVAHFSNFFRKRVGMSPSGFRS; encoded by the coding sequence ATGAAAAAGATAAAAAGCACATCCCTGGAGGAGTTTTATAAAGAAGCCGCCGATTTTACCGGACGGGATATTGAAACACTTCTTCCTCCCGGAATCAATAAAGAGGTTGGGCATTTTAATGTTTTTGATATTTCTGAAACTATGAAGAAAATGGAACGCCACGGTGAAATGCCTTACAACCGAAGGGCGTATTATAAAATCAGTCTCATCAGAGGGAAAAATCGTGCTGAATATGCCGACAAAGTGATCCAGGTTGAAAAGAATGCCTTATTGTTTGCCACCCCAAAAGTACCTTACCACTGGATTCCACTGGACGAAAACCAGGCAGGTTCGTTTTGTGTGTTTACAGATTCATTTCTCGATAAAAACAAAAGCGGCGTAGTTTTGGATAAATTACCAATTTTCAGATCAGGCGGATATCCGGTGTTTGAGATTACCGACAAGCAAGCCGAAGAACTCGCAATCATTTTCCAAAAGATGGAAAAAGAAATAGCATCGGATTATGAGTTTAAATATGATTTGCTGCGGAACTATGTATTGGAACTCATTCACTACGGACAAAAACTTCAACCGGCCACTACTCTTCATTCCGAACATAATGCCGCAGAACGGATTATGACTCTTTTTGTAGAATTACTGGAACGGCAATTTCCTATCGAATCTCCCAATCAGCGATTACATCTTAAATCAGCCAAGGAATATGCCGAACGCTTAGCCGTTCATGTAAACCATCTGAACAAAGTCCTTAAAGAGAATACGGGAAAAACCACAACGGACATTATCACCAACCGGATTGTGAAAGAGGCAAAAATTCTATTACAACAAACCGACTGGACCATTTCTGAGGTGGCCTTCAGCCTTGGATATGAGGAAGTCGCTCACTTTTCAAATTTTTTCAGAAAACGTGTGGGGATGTCTCCTTCCGGCTTTCGTTCTTAA
- a CDS encoding dihydrofolate reductase family protein, whose protein sequence is MRKLIAAINMTLDGVCDHTAGLPDEEIHQHYEELLGEADAILYGRITYQLMEFWRTLLENPSEEKSMNDFAIAIDKIPKIVFSHTLNHVEWNSATVAKRSLEEEILELKQQSGRDILVGSRSLIIQLMKLNLIDEYQLCIHPVVAGSGLPLFENIEARTILTFIKTKTFRGGAVLIYYKPIQQ, encoded by the coding sequence ATGAGAAAACTGATTGCAGCAATCAATATGACACTTGACGGAGTTTGTGACCATACGGCAGGACTGCCAGATGAAGAAATACACCAACACTATGAAGAACTTTTAGGCGAGGCAGATGCGATTTTATATGGCAGAATAACGTATCAACTTATGGAGTTTTGGCGGACACTGTTAGAAAATCCTTCAGAAGAAAAATCGATGAATGACTTTGCTATAGCCATAGACAAAATTCCAAAAATCGTTTTTTCTCATACATTGAATCATGTTGAATGGAATAGTGCAACCGTTGCAAAGCGTTCCTTAGAGGAAGAGATTTTAGAACTTAAGCAACAATCAGGTAGAGACATTCTTGTTGGCAGCCGGAGTTTAATTATACAGCTAATGAAACTTAATTTGATTGATGAATATCAACTTTGTATTCACCCGGTTGTTGCAGGGAGCGGGTTGCCATTGTTTGAAAATATCGAAGCCAGAACGATTCTTACATTCATCAAGACAAAAACGTTTCGTGGCGGTGCCGTACTGATCTATTATAAACCGATACAACAATGA
- the arr gene encoding NAD(+)--rifampin ADP-ribosyltransferase translates to MATSYKNKPSDKGPFYHGTKADLQVGDLLIAGNQSNYKSELKMNHIYFTALVNGAGLAAALAKGEGSERVYIVEPTGSFENDPNVTDKKFPGNPTRSYRSRSPLKIVGEVTEWMKQTPEQIQKWREKLANNNGEVIN, encoded by the coding sequence TTGGCAACTTCGTACAAGAATAAACCTTCTGACAAAGGTCCCTTCTATCACGGGACGAAAGCAGATTTACAGGTCGGGGATTTGCTGATTGCTGGTAACCAATCAAATTACAAATCTGAACTCAAAATGAATCACATCTATTTCACCGCCCTTGTCAATGGAGCGGGACTTGCAGCAGCATTGGCTAAAGGTGAGGGCTCTGAACGGGTTTATATTGTTGAACCAACCGGGAGTTTTGAAAATGACCCAAATGTTACGGATAAAAAATTCCCTGGAAATCCGACACGTTCCTATCGCTCCCGGTCACCTCTAAAAATTGTCGGTGAAGTAACCGAGTGGATGAAACAAACACCGGAGCAAATCCAAAAATGGCGCGAAAAATTGGCTAATAATAACGGAGAGGTTATTAATTAA
- a CDS encoding ArsR/SmtB family transcription factor: protein MEKRRDVFQAIADPTRRDILCLIAEEPLNLNSIAENFEMSRPAISQHIKILDESGLIIIRKKGRQRFCHIRPQKIKEVDKWLEQFRQLWEDRFNQLDNVLSTIKKKEK from the coding sequence ATGGAAAAACGCAGAGATGTATTTCAGGCTATAGCAGATCCAACCCGGCGGGATATTCTGTGCCTTATTGCTGAAGAACCGCTAAACCTGAATTCGATTGCTGAAAATTTTGAAATGAGCCGACCGGCAATTTCGCAGCATATCAAAATATTGGATGAAAGCGGACTTATCATCATCCGAAAAAAAGGAAGACAACGGTTTTGTCATATTCGTCCACAGAAAATAAAAGAGGTAGACAAATGGCTGGAACAATTCAGACAGCTTTGGGAAGACCGTTTCAATCAACTTGACAATGTATTATCAACAATAAAAAAGAAGGAAAAATGA
- a CDS encoding sugar phosphate isomerase/epimerase family protein: MSDQNISRRKMIRNSSLAFLGAATGFGFLKSKSSERGSKKSHDLPFRISMNTSTLQAYELPADEQIRMVADAGFDGIEMWVRDIRSYIDAGGTAKELGDLLSSNNLLLENMIGFSQWISDDADIRKEAIEILKSDMEMIAAMGGKYIAAPVQGIDSIDPTKFHDYAKRYRAILELGDETGVIPILEVWGTGTLHKVSDCTHIAIESGHPDATVLFDFYHVYRGGNSWETINLVNAAKLPVMHMNDYPANPPREKLTDADRVFPGEGICPYREVIPKLYHAGFRGGFSVELFNRGYWESMDAETILKESYDRTHSVLTKAMAAVE, from the coding sequence ATGTCAGACCAAAACATATCGCGAAGAAAGATGATCCGGAACAGCAGTCTTGCTTTTTTGGGAGCTGCCACCGGGTTTGGATTTTTGAAAAGTAAATCATCAGAAAGAGGATCAAAAAAATCTCATGATTTACCGTTTCGAATCAGTATGAATACATCCACATTGCAAGCCTATGAGTTGCCCGCAGATGAACAAATCAGGATGGTGGCCGATGCCGGGTTTGACGGCATCGAAATGTGGGTTCGTGATATTCGGAGCTATATCGATGCCGGTGGAACCGCCAAAGAACTTGGGGATCTACTTTCTTCAAATAATCTTCTGCTCGAAAATATGATTGGTTTTTCACAATGGATCAGTGATGATGCGGATATACGGAAAGAGGCTATCGAGATACTGAAAAGCGACATGGAAATGATCGCCGCAATGGGAGGGAAGTACATTGCCGCCCCCGTACAGGGAATTGACTCAATCGACCCAACTAAATTTCATGATTATGCGAAGCGATACCGGGCTATCCTGGAACTGGGTGATGAAACTGGTGTAATTCCCATCCTTGAAGTTTGGGGAACCGGTACGCTTCACAAGGTATCAGACTGTACACATATTGCAATTGAATCCGGCCATCCCGATGCTACGGTTTTGTTTGATTTTTACCATGTGTATCGCGGAGGTAATTCCTGGGAGACTATCAATCTGGTTAATGCTGCAAAATTACCCGTGATGCATATGAACGATTATCCTGCAAATCCACCGCGTGAGAAGCTGACCGATGCCGACCGCGTATTTCCTGGCGAGGGAATTTGTCCCTATCGTGAAGTAATCCCAAAACTATATCATGCGGGATTCAGAGGTGGTTTTTCCGTTGAACTCTTCAATCGCGGATATTGGGAGTCGATGGATGCAGAGACCATTTTGAAGGAGAGTTATGATCGAACGCATTCGGTTTTAACCAAAGCGATGGCAGCAGTGGAATGA
- a CDS encoding phosphatase PAP2 family protein — translation MSRYLSIYIFVILTIASLSQTCHAQESAGRFLYWLKDDPVSMFSAIGHQEVYTMASVGVGLTAISLGDDLSSLHFQQKYSKSDVLHFTNVWGDWRIAGAVSAGLFSSSLFTKNQKFQDAAFTSLQSLIMTNLTVNTAKFLFARERPEEMEGPYDFEFVETGSSSFPSGHTATAFAVLTPWVIYYPGPVTYALMTIPVGTAIARVAKGRHWLSDVTAGAAIGFSMGQYLAKKHLNVQMDRIQFMPSVGSDNLSLAVNFKF, via the coding sequence ATGAGTAGATATTTGTCGATATATATTTTTGTCATTCTGACAATTGCTTCCCTTAGCCAGACTTGCCATGCACAGGAAAGTGCAGGTCGATTTCTGTACTGGCTGAAAGACGATCCGGTTTCCATGTTTTCGGCTATTGGCCACCAGGAGGTTTATACAATGGCATCTGTAGGGGTGGGGCTCACCGCCATTTCCCTCGGCGATGACCTTTCAAGCCTTCATTTCCAACAGAAGTATAGCAAATCTGATGTGCTCCACTTTACAAATGTATGGGGCGATTGGAGAATAGCAGGTGCAGTTTCCGCAGGTCTTTTTTCATCCTCACTGTTTACCAAAAATCAAAAATTCCAAGATGCCGCATTTACTTCCCTGCAGTCGTTAATCATGACCAATCTTACGGTGAATACAGCGAAATTTCTTTTTGCGAGAGAACGGCCTGAAGAGATGGAAGGCCCTTATGATTTTGAATTTGTAGAAACGGGTTCGTCTTCATTTCCTTCCGGTCACACAGCCACTGCATTTGCTGTTTTAACACCGTGGGTCATTTACTACCCCGGGCCGGTAACCTACGCACTGATGACCATTCCTGTAGGCACGGCTATTGCACGAGTGGCTAAAGGCAGGCACTGGCTTAGCGATGTAACCGCCGGTGCAGCAATTGGATTTTCGATGGGGCAATATTTGGCGAAGAAACACCTCAATGTACAAATGGATCGTATTCAATTTATGCCTTCTGTCGGTTCGGACAACCTTTCATTAGCGGTAAATTTTAAATTTTAA
- a CDS encoding T9SS type A sorting domain-containing protein, producing the protein MNSTKSASPYHWKKEQLLVILLLLIIPTSYTKAAQSLQVYAESSVTYFPPESVQSDNFDDGNDAGWDQYDPLGNGNFAFPSGAYELSTTAPPVADYGPARVGSTLSGITASNFRISVDLVDWDADLPQTFGIIARVNNIGLGTTDGYLFSYSPKASRSNTALAIEKVENESSVPNDDRVFLAEDLDPEAGYRMVFTGIGNQLTGSIYSLDDLNTPLGTVTFTDNSYQSGGVGLFVGDSNTSDLQGATATFDNFSAEILTTGTEGSPHQISTWEDLNNVRNELSAYYIMNNNLDENTAGYATYVKDGGPLANDGKGWEPIGNSTDKFTGSFDGAGHTISGLEINRDESEVGLFSYTENASIQKVALIDISVEGNTGVGGLVGINSGLIQEVYVTGSVTGDSFVGGLIGRHSGDTVSCSFSGASVNGGSNVGGLIGYNSAGTVSHSYAYGFVDGSSSAGGLIGDNDATVTNSFWDTETSGQPISAGGTGKNSTELKTLSTFSDAGWDLTGETDNGSEDVWQLADQQDNDYISYPYLTAFTYDAFDASLAENPVPGLIKIGGFDPDRRTGETVLATSSLEFDDDNELTLVSLPEFGTLTLGDNPVTQGQVVNDVQVEQDGLTYSPLETDPTKYGYNYDSFTYRAGINQRTVNIDLPAKQLDIEQEGWHFLTSPGEQTVGAFLSPVWTQGFPGSDWPTDSNSNVYFFNQEAFEWVVPTSAGQSISQGQTVLVYIYTDDQKGSTSFPKSLSDEGPWNPLDGSFSFDGQLDYDINQDELGNSYYLIANPHPVAIDVCQMIDEATNLAGSITVWDQTENDNNGGYISRSCAVDAPVYVTPFAGFWVRTTDASPQLGISTESYVSYDDLFGTAPKVNNTPAEAMPELLSLQVEYDRTPGYSGRTRVLFHQDADEKLDDLDAPKLSSTGLASRYTELAAYDRHGRPHALLSLPEHPGEQRVIPVGFATTESGAYTFSWTLPENGYNYYLRDSKTGEIVELNPGGEYHFESLATVAAKTAKEDLRPQNPVQKATGEQPSRFELVISSGQIKDDIANGELPGNLALQQNYPNPFNPTTQISYNLPQANHVSLAVYNIAGRQVAELVSDQMSAGIHTVSFDASELSSGVYMYRLRAGGQILTRKLTVIK; encoded by the coding sequence ATGAACTCAACAAAGTCAGCCTCCCCTTATCATTGGAAGAAAGAACAGCTCCTGGTCATTTTACTTTTATTGATAATCCCAACTAGTTATACAAAAGCAGCCCAAAGCCTCCAGGTTTATGCTGAATCATCGGTTACCTATTTCCCTCCCGAATCTGTTCAGAGTGATAACTTTGATGACGGGAATGATGCCGGCTGGGATCAATATGATCCGCTGGGAAACGGAAATTTTGCATTTCCAAGTGGGGCTTATGAACTCTCAACAACAGCCCCGCCGGTTGCAGATTACGGGCCCGCACGTGTGGGCAGTACACTTTCGGGGATTACAGCATCAAACTTTCGTATCAGCGTAGACCTGGTTGATTGGGATGCGGATTTGCCGCAGACGTTTGGCATCATAGCCAGGGTGAATAATATCGGCCTGGGTACAACCGATGGTTATCTTTTTAGTTACAGCCCCAAGGCAAGCCGCAGCAATACGGCACTTGCTATCGAGAAAGTGGAAAATGAGTCGTCTGTACCAAATGATGACCGCGTTTTTTTGGCAGAAGATCTCGACCCTGAAGCGGGATACCGGATGGTTTTTACCGGGATTGGCAACCAATTGACAGGCAGTATCTATTCGCTGGATGATTTGAATACTCCACTCGGAACCGTGACTTTTACGGATAACTCTTACCAGAGTGGCGGGGTTGGCTTATTTGTTGGAGATAGTAATACGTCTGACCTGCAAGGCGCAACGGCTACGTTTGATAATTTCTCAGCAGAGATCCTTACGACCGGAACAGAAGGATCACCTCATCAAATAAGCACCTGGGAGGATTTAAATAACGTACGCAACGAACTTTCGGCTTATTATATAATGAACAACAATCTGGATGAGAATACAGCCGGATATGCCACGTACGTAAAAGACGGCGGGCCCCTGGCCAATGACGGAAAAGGCTGGGAGCCGATCGGAAATTCTACCGACAAATTTACGGGGTCTTTTGATGGAGCAGGACATACTATTTCCGGCCTGGAAATAAATCGCGATGAATCGGAAGTCGGCCTGTTTTCATATACCGAAAATGCATCTATCCAAAAGGTTGCCTTGATTGATATTTCCGTTGAAGGGAACACCGGTGTAGGCGGGCTCGTTGGGATAAATTCAGGATTGATTCAGGAGGTTTACGTTACAGGGTCTGTAACAGGTGATTCGTTTGTTGGCGGACTGATCGGCCGTCATTCGGGTGATACCGTGAGCTGTTCATTTTCGGGAGCCTCAGTAAATGGAGGTTCGAATGTTGGTGGTCTTATTGGATATAACAGTGCCGGAACGGTAAGCCATTCATACGCTTATGGATTTGTTGATGGAAGCAGCTCCGCTGGAGGGTTGATTGGAGATAACGATGCCACTGTCACGAACTCATTCTGGGATACTGAGACCTCCGGGCAGCCAATAAGTGCAGGCGGAACAGGAAAAAACTCTACTGAACTAAAAACGTTGAGTACCTTTAGCGATGCCGGCTGGGATCTTACCGGGGAAACCGACAACGGAAGTGAGGATGTCTGGCAGCTGGCCGACCAGCAGGATAACGACTACATTTCCTATCCCTACCTGACTGCATTTACCTACGACGCCTTTGATGCCTCGCTGGCGGAAAACCCCGTGCCGGGGCTTATTAAAATTGGCGGGTTTGATCCGGACCGCCGAACAGGTGAAACTGTACTTGCCACTTCATCCCTTGAATTTGACGACGATAATGAATTGACCCTGGTGTCCCTTCCGGAATTCGGCACTCTCACCTTGGGCGATAACCCGGTTACCCAAGGGCAGGTGGTCAATGACGTACAGGTGGAACAGGACGGGCTTACCTACTCCCCATTAGAAACCGATCCCACCAAATATGGCTATAATTACGATAGCTTTACCTACCGCGCCGGTATTAATCAGCGGACGGTGAACATTGATTTGCCAGCCAAACAATTAGATATTGAACAGGAAGGCTGGCACTTTTTAACCAGCCCCGGCGAGCAGACCGTTGGCGCGTTCCTTTCGCCGGTGTGGACACAGGGTTTCCCGGGTAGTGATTGGCCGACGGACAGCAACTCAAACGTGTATTTTTTTAACCAGGAAGCCTTCGAATGGGTAGTGCCTACCTCGGCTGGACAGTCGATCAGCCAGGGCCAGACGGTGCTGGTGTATATTTACACTGACGACCAGAAAGGCAGTACCAGCTTCCCAAAATCGTTGAGTGATGAGGGCCCGTGGAATCCACTGGACGGGAGTTTCAGCTTTGACGGACAGCTGGATTATGATATAAACCAAGACGAGCTGGGTAACAGCTATTATTTGATTGCCAACCCGCATCCTGTAGCTATTGACGTATGCCAGATGATCGATGAAGCCACCAACCTGGCCGGCAGCATTACTGTGTGGGATCAAACCGAGAATGATAATAACGGCGGGTATATAAGCCGTAGCTGTGCCGTTGATGCGCCGGTGTATGTGACCCCGTTTGCTGGTTTCTGGGTACGTACGACCGATGCCTCCCCACAGCTTGGAATCAGTACAGAGAGCTATGTAAGCTATGACGACTTGTTTGGCACAGCCCCAAAAGTCAATAATACACCTGCTGAAGCGATGCCTGAATTGCTGAGCCTGCAGGTAGAGTATGACAGAACGCCTGGCTATAGCGGCAGAACCCGGGTGCTGTTCCATCAGGATGCTGACGAGAAGCTGGATGATCTGGATGCACCGAAGCTGAGTTCGACGGGCCTTGCGAGCCGCTATACCGAACTGGCAGCATATGACAGGCATGGGCGTCCGCATGCGCTGCTATCACTTCCGGAACACCCCGGAGAGCAGAGAGTGATTCCGGTGGGGTTTGCCACCACCGAGAGCGGAGCATACACGTTTTCATGGACCCTGCCGGAGAATGGCTACAATTATTACTTGCGCGACAGTAAAACCGGCGAGATTGTAGAGCTAAACCCCGGCGGGGAGTACCACTTTGAGAGCCTGGCCACGGTAGCGGCTAAAACTGCTAAAGAGGATCTACGCCCACAGAACCCGGTACAAAAAGCAACCGGAGAACAACCGTCGCGCTTTGAACTGGTGATCAGCAGCGGACAAATTAAGGATGATATTGCAAATGGAGAGCTGCCGGGCAACCTGGCGCTGCAGCAGAACTACCCGAATCCATTTAACCCGACCACGCAGATTAGCTACAACCTTCCGCAGGCGAATCACGTAAGTCTGGCGGTGTACAATATAGCGGGCCGGCAGGTAGCCGAGCTGGTGAGCGATCAGATGAGTGCGGGCATCCATACGGTGAGCTTCGATGCGAGTGAGCTGTCGAGCGGAGTGTATATGTATCGACTGCGGGCCGGCGGGCAGATACTCACACGCAAGCTTACGGTTATTAAGTAG
- a CDS encoding SRPBCC family protein: MNPQFDFLVNKETNTITVKREFDAPQSDVWAAWTDPELLDQWWAPKPWKSVTKSMDFSEGGRRLYAMVGPNGEEHWAFSDYTSINPKDNFSYSDGFCDSNGNRTESLPDSDWIVNFSESDGITTVYVEIKHKSLEDLEKIIEMGFKEGFSACLDQLTLIFSNK; this comes from the coding sequence ATGAATCCACAATTCGACTTCCTTGTAAACAAGGAAACAAACACGATCACCGTAAAAAGAGAATTTGACGCTCCGCAATCGGATGTTTGGGCTGCATGGACCGACCCCGAACTTCTGGACCAATGGTGGGCTCCAAAACCATGGAAATCCGTGACCAAATCCATGGATTTCAGTGAAGGCGGAAGACGTTTATACGCAATGGTTGGGCCAAACGGAGAAGAACATTGGGCTTTTTCTGATTATACATCCATCAACCCAAAAGATAATTTCTCCTACAGTGATGGCTTTTGTGACAGTAATGGAAACAGAACGGAATCCCTTCCTGACTCTGATTGGATCGTTAATTTCAGCGAATCTGATGGAATTACTACGGTGTATGTCGAGATCAAGCATAAATCCCTTGAAGACCTCGAAAAAATCATAGAAATGGGCTTTAAAGAAGGCTTTAGCGCTTGTTTGGATCAATTAACTCTGATTTTTTCTAATAAATAG